The following proteins are encoded in a genomic region of Periophthalmus magnuspinnatus isolate fPerMag1 chromosome 21, fPerMag1.2.pri, whole genome shotgun sequence:
- the LOC117388922 gene encoding piggyBac transposable element-derived protein 4-like, with protein sequence MEVDSAEEAVSEGASVLPDSPEFFDAEVWRLLCSNTNKSAARHQERGRKYHWTDVTPDELKKFIGLLLYMGVMNLPKMTDFWRKQTIFEVPFPATVMTRDRFKSILSFFHISDPEEDGQNDLARGTEKYDVLHRVQPLLDMLRTRCMAVYHPRQHISVDERMVATKARLSFKQYMRDKPTKWGLKFFVLADKNGYTVDYQLYTGKKSQSSVNGLSFDVVSSLVNKDYLGSGYIVYCDNFYTSPLLFRHLGQQGFGACGTYRQGRIGVPTTTENALTKRSPRGSIRWSRDGDLLFVKWMDTREVSMCTNVHSVYAGETVLRWRKKADGTYERVPIPRPTAVGEYNRYMGGVDTSDQLLGTNTVHRKTRRWYITVFQHMLDIAVTHSFIIYKEMSTIRGERPPTRQDFQELLTSQLLGVPLKTKPKVPTSNHLPVPTSSGQSKRQKASMGRRQCVLCRRCTPWQCEECKVGLCLQVDRNCFRMYHTLPESEQ encoded by the exons atggaggtggacAGTGCTGAGGAGGCAGTGAGCGAGGGAGCGAGCGTCTTGCCAGATTCACCTGA GTTTTTTGATGCAGAGGTGTGGAGGTTACTATGCTCCAACACTAACAAAAGTGCAGCTCGAcaccaggagagagggaggaaatatCACTGGACTGATGTAACCCCTGACGAGCTGAAGAAATTCATCGGTCTTCTGCTCTACATGGGAGTGATGAACCTCCCTAAAATGACAGACTTCTGGAGAAAACAGACCATCTTTGAAGTGCCCTTCCCTGCTACTGTCATGACACGGGACAGGTTCAAGagcattttgtcctttttccaCATCAGTGACCCTGAAGAAGATGGCCAAAATGACTTAGCCAGGGGAACTGAGAAGTATGACGTCCTTCACCGTGTCCAGCCACTTCTTGACATGCTGCGGACCCGCTGCATGGCTGTTTACCATCCTCGACAGCACATTTCAGTGGACGAACGGATGGTAGCCACCAAAGCAAGGCTGTCCTTCAAGCAGTACATGAGGGACAAACCTACAAAATGGGGCCTGAAATTTTTTGTACTGGCAGACAAAAATGGCTACACCGTTGACTACCAGCTGTACACCGGAAAAAAATCCCAAAGCTCAGTGAATGGACTTTCATTTGATGTCGTTTCCTCCCTTGTCAACAAGGACTACTTGGGAAGTGGGTATATTGTCTATTGTGACAATTTTTACACCAGCCCACTACTCTTCCGCCACCTGGGTCAGCAAGGGTTTGGAGCCTGTGGAACTTACAGGCAGGGGAGGATCGGGGTTCCCACAACAACAGAGAACGCCCTGACAAAGAGATCTCCACGAGGGTCCATTCGCTGGTCGAGGGACGGAGACCTTTTATTTGTGAAGTGGATGGACACAAGGGAGGTGTCCATGTGTACAAATGTCCACTCGGTGTACGCTGGAGAGACGGTGCTGCGGTGGAGGAAGAAGGCAGATGGCACATATGAACGGGTGCCTATCCCCAGGCCCACAGCGGTGGGTGAGTACAACCGCTACATGGGAGGAGTGGACACATCTGACCAGCTGCTGGGCACTAACACGGTCCACAGAAAAACACGGAGGTGGTACATCACCGTTTTCCAACACATGTTGGACATTGCTGTTACCCATAGCTTTATTATTTACAAAGAGATGTCGACCATCCGTGGCGAGAGACCCCCCACAAGGCAGGACTTTCAGGAGCTACTGACATCACAACTGTTAGGAGTTCCCCTAAAAACAAAGCCCAAAGTGCCCACCTCCAACCACCTCCCTGTCCCCACCAGTTCTGGACAATCAAAAAGGCAAAAGGCCAGTATGGGACGGCGTCAGTGTGTGctctgcagacgctgcactccCTGGCAGTGTGAGGAGTGTAAGGTGGGGCTTTGCTTGCAGGTGGACAGGAACTGTTTCAGGATGTACCACACTCTGCCTGAATCAGAACAGTAA
- the si:dkey-69o16.5 gene encoding alpha-aspartyl dipeptidase-like codes for MMRRLLLVSNSTLHGSGYLDHCQQQITDFFGKDVKKVLFVPYALHDRDGYTKTARDKFRTLGYEVDGIHEAADPVEAVRKAEAIFIGGGNTFRLLKTLYDNKVVSEIRKRVLEDGVPYMGSSAGTNVATISISTTNDMPIVYPPSFAAIGLVPFNINPHYLDPDTNSRHMGETREQRITQYHEEVETCVLGLREGCMLLVEGSKATLLGSTNARLFTRGRPCVEYKPGSDLSFLLTDAH; via the exons ATGATGAGGAGGCTTCTGTTGGTGTCTAACTCCACTCTGCACGGCAGCGGTTATCTGGACCACTGCCAGCAGCAAATCACAGACTTCTTTGGAAA GGATGTGAAGAAGGTGCTATTTGTCCCTTACGCTCTCCATGACAGAGATGGCTACACGAAAACAGCTCGAGACAAGTTTCGGACTCTAG GTTACGAAGTGGATGGCATCCATGAGGCAGCTGACCCAGTTGAGGCTGTGCGGAAAGCAGAAGCCATATTTATAG gAGGTGGCAACACATTTCGTCTGTTGAAGACCCTCTATGACAACAAGGTGGTTTCGGAGATCAGGAAGAGAGTTCTTGAG GACGGTGTTCCGTACATGGGCTCCAGTGCTGGAACCAACGTAGCCacgattagcattagcaccacCAATGACATGCCCATCGTTTACCCACCGTCCTTTGCAGCAATCGGCCTTGTCCCCTTCAACATCAACCCACACTACCTCGATCCAGATACCAACAGCCGACACATGGGG GAGACCAGGGAGCAGAGGATCACGCAGTACCATGAGGAGGTCGAAACCTGCGTTCTG GGTCTGAGAGAGGGCTGTATGTTGCTGGTGGAGGGAAGCAAAGCCACACTGCTGGGCTCCACAAACGCCCGCCTCTTCACCAG AGGGAGGCCGTGTGTAGAGTATAAACCCGGCAGTGACCTGAGCTTCCTGCTGACAGACGCACACTGA